A DNA window from Arachis hypogaea cultivar Tifrunner chromosome 18, arahy.Tifrunner.gnm2.J5K5, whole genome shotgun sequence contains the following coding sequences:
- the LOC112772292 gene encoding uncharacterized protein isoform X1, which translates to MQLCRYLPSWLCEFLACMGGCLGHFTKMPAILLVDEASVGLIPHDQAARKDSRSEDFWSSSTIDIEYALRSQRSASSIGISFDPQNSAALANDHPEFVNHGLILWNQMRRHWVGNLRQQRRKQVGEPRLREKEEKTKIQQQQQQKNDDKKKTCEEEGTRKRRRKRNAKKKAKKKKTLRA; encoded by the exons ATGCAACTCTGTAGATATCTTCCATCTTGGCTTTGTGAATTTCTGGCGTGTATGGG AGGTTGCCTTGGACACTTCACAAAAATGCCAGCAATTCTTTTGGTGGACGAGGCATCCGTAGGACTAATACCTCATGACCAAGCTGCAAGGAAAGACAGCAGATCAGAAGATTTCTGGAGCAGCAGCACTATTGACATCGAATATGCACTTCGGTCCCAGAGGAGTGCCTCATCAATTGGCATATCCTTTGATCCTCAAAATAGTGCTGCCCTTGCGAACGATCATCCTGAATTTGTCAATCATG GTCTTATTCTCTGGAACCAGATGAGGCGACATTGGGTTGGAAATCTAAGGCAGCAAAGGCGGAAACAAGTTGGAGAACCCAGATTAag agagaaggaggaaaagacaaaaatacagcagcaacaacaacaaaagaatgacgataagaaGAAAAcatgtgaagaagaaggaacgcgaaaaaggaggagaaagaggaacgcgaagaagaaggcgaagaagaagaagacgctccgtgcgtaa
- the LOC112772292 gene encoding uncharacterized protein isoform X2, which produces MQLCRYLPSWLCEFLACMGGCLGHFTKMPAILLVDEASVGLIPHDQAARKDSRSEDFWSSSTIDIEYALRSQRSASSIGISFDPQNSAALANDHPEFVNHGLILWNQMRRHWVGNLRQQRRKQVGEPRLSWNATYENLLGTDKPFPQRIPLGEMVDFLTDIWELEGLYD; this is translated from the exons ATGCAACTCTGTAGATATCTTCCATCTTGGCTTTGTGAATTTCTGGCGTGTATGGG AGGTTGCCTTGGACACTTCACAAAAATGCCAGCAATTCTTTTGGTGGACGAGGCATCCGTAGGACTAATACCTCATGACCAAGCTGCAAGGAAAGACAGCAGATCAGAAGATTTCTGGAGCAGCAGCACTATTGACATCGAATATGCACTTCGGTCCCAGAGGAGTGCCTCATCAATTGGCATATCCTTTGATCCTCAAAATAGTGCTGCCCTTGCGAACGATCATCCTGAATTTGTCAATCATG GTCTTATTCTCTGGAACCAGATGAGGCGACATTGGGTTGGAAATCTAAGGCAGCAAAGGCGGAAACAAGTTGGAGAACCCAGATTAag TTGGAATGCAACCTATGAGAATCTCCTTGGAACCGACAAGCCTTTCCCCCAACGAATTCCCTTGGGA GAAATGGTTGACTTTCTAACTGATATTTGGGAGCTAGAGGGTCTATATGACTGA
- the LOC112772292 gene encoding uncharacterized protein isoform X3 gives MPAILLVDEASVGLIPHDQAARKDSRSEDFWSSSTIDIEYALRSQRSASSIGISFDPQNSAALANDHPEFVNHGLILWNQMRRHWVGNLRQQRRKQVGEPRLSWNATYENLLGTDKPFPQRIPLGEMVDFLTDIWELEGLYD, from the exons ATGCCAGCAATTCTTTTGGTGGACGAGGCATCCGTAGGACTAATACCTCATGACCAAGCTGCAAGGAAAGACAGCAGATCAGAAGATTTCTGGAGCAGCAGCACTATTGACATCGAATATGCACTTCGGTCCCAGAGGAGTGCCTCATCAATTGGCATATCCTTTGATCCTCAAAATAGTGCTGCCCTTGCGAACGATCATCCTGAATTTGTCAATCATG GTCTTATTCTCTGGAACCAGATGAGGCGACATTGGGTTGGAAATCTAAGGCAGCAAAGGCGGAAACAAGTTGGAGAACCCAGATTAag TTGGAATGCAACCTATGAGAATCTCCTTGGAACCGACAAGCCTTTCCCCCAACGAATTCCCTTGGGA GAAATGGTTGACTTTCTAACTGATATTTGGGAGCTAGAGGGTCTATATGACTGA